The genomic interval GACACCGAACTCCTTGTGCAACTGGCCCAACGCAAGGCCCAAGGCGCGCACAGACTGCACGGGACATCGCAGTCTCGGCGATTTTCAGCAGGACCACCTGCGCGCCACTCGCCGCAGCACTCGAAGCCACCTCGGATCCAATGAAGCCTGCACCGACGATTACCACTCTGACGCCAGGCAGAATCTTCTCATTGATGGCCAGGGCGTCGTCAATCGTACGCAGTGTGTAAATGCCCGGCCGCGACTGGTCTATGTCGAGTTTCTCTTGCCCGGCAGTTGCTTCTTGCTAGTGACGGCCCCATGCGTTTTGATGCACGTCCACTGTGCAGATCTTTCGGCCTGCACGTTCAATGGCCCGATCCGAAACGTTTGAGAAAAGGAGATC from Paraburkholderia phytofirmans PsJN carries:
- a CDS encoding FAD-dependent oxidoreductase, giving the protein MDQSRPGIYTLRTIDDALAINEKILPGVRVVIVGAGFIGSEVASSAAASGAQVVLLKIAETAMSRAVCARLGPCVGPVAQGVRCRSGV